One region of Lusitaniella coriacea LEGE 07157 genomic DNA includes:
- a CDS encoding ammonium transporter encodes MKSRKERRRLSESPRDRSLRDAPYLTSFKVIASKLSPYWLFCIPLTAIIVLVWNTAAIAQDDVPPTTEEIQGILNSTWVLIAAILVIFMNAGFGMLETGFCRQKNAVNILSKNLIVFALATIAFWAIGFSLMFGNPDNAIFGGGGWFLSGDSAAYGLDPFPSGLPVSVFFLFQAAFAGTAATIVSGAVAERIKFVDFLIFSLLLVGISYAITGHWVWSANGWLFNLGGENGGFRDFAGSTVVHSVGGWAALMGAAFLGAREGKYRDGQINAIPGHNMSIATLGCLILWIGWFGFNPGSQLAADEAVPYIAVTTNLAAAAGGITATATSWLKDGKPDLSMIINGILAGLVAITAGCDGVSYWGAVIIGAIAGVIVVFSVYFFDSIRIDDPVGAVSVHLVNGIWGTLAVGLFNLETGLLYGKGFAQLGYQIAGILIIGGFTVVFSTVVWLALKTFMGMRVSPEEEIHGLDIAEHGMEAYNGFVTESDTFAGGTPISMSSSDIRTGSEI; translated from the coding sequence TGGCTCTTTTGTATTCCCCTAACGGCGATTATCGTCCTCGTTTGGAATACGGCTGCCATCGCCCAAGACGATGTACCCCCCACCACAGAAGAAATTCAAGGAATCTTAAACTCAACCTGGGTTCTGATCGCAGCAATTCTGGTTATCTTCATGAACGCCGGATTCGGAATGCTCGAAACCGGGTTCTGTCGCCAGAAGAATGCAGTCAATATTCTCTCGAAAAACCTGATTGTCTTTGCCTTGGCAACCATTGCGTTTTGGGCAATCGGATTTTCCCTCATGTTCGGAAATCCCGACAATGCCATTTTTGGCGGGGGAGGCTGGTTTTTAAGCGGGGACTCTGCGGCTTATGGCTTAGATCCATTCCCTTCGGGTTTGCCCGTCTCCGTCTTTTTCCTCTTCCAAGCCGCATTTGCTGGAACCGCAGCTACGATCGTTTCTGGTGCAGTTGCCGAACGCATTAAATTTGTAGACTTCCTCATTTTCAGCTTACTCCTTGTCGGAATTTCCTATGCAATTACCGGACATTGGGTCTGGAGTGCAAACGGTTGGCTGTTCAATCTTGGTGGAGAAAATGGCGGTTTCAGAGACTTCGCCGGTTCGACAGTGGTACACTCCGTTGGCGGTTGGGCTGCACTAATGGGCGCAGCATTCCTCGGCGCTCGCGAAGGGAAATACCGCGACGGTCAAATCAATGCGATTCCCGGTCACAACATGAGCATCGCTACCCTAGGATGCTTAATTCTCTGGATTGGCTGGTTCGGTTTCAACCCCGGTTCTCAACTGGCAGCAGATGAAGCAGTTCCTTACATTGCCGTCACCACTAACCTAGCCGCAGCAGCAGGCGGTATCACCGCAACTGCAACCTCCTGGCTCAAAGATGGCAAACCCGACCTCTCGATGATCATCAACGGTATCCTCGCCGGGTTAGTTGCAATCACAGCAGGTTGCGATGGCGTTTCCTACTGGGGTGCGGTCATCATTGGCGCGATTGCAGGCGTTATCGTCGTCTTCTCCGTTTACTTCTTCGATTCGATTCGTATTGATGACCCTGTTGGTGCGGTTTCCGTCCACTTGGTCAATGGAATTTGGGGAACCCTCGCTGTTGGACTGTTCAATCTAGAAACCGGTCTTCTTTATGGCAAGGGTTTTGCTCAATTGGGCTACCAAATCGCAGGTATCTTGATTATTGGCGGTTTCACCGTCGTGTTTAGTACCGTTGTCTGGTTGGCGTTGAAGACCTTTATGGGTATGCGCGTTTCACCAGAAGAGGAAATTCACGGTCTGGATATCGCCGAACATGGCATGGAAGCGTATAACGGATTTGTCACAGAATCTGACACCTTTGCTGGTGGTACGCCTATCAGTATGAGTAGTTCTGATATCAGAACGGGTTCGGAAATCTAA
- a CDS encoding NAD(P)/FAD-dependent oxidoreductase — MKTYDWLVIGGGITGTALGYELSKQGFSVLLLEQVQNPDSATRYSYGGLPYWSGTSPLTNRLCREGIACHRNLSEELEGDTEFRELGVLLTIDSEDDPGAIAESYTQFEISPQLLTVAEACEREPLLNPRAIAGALQLPHGHINPIQTNLAYLQAFQRLGGEVKIERVVSLNRQEDRATGVQTTHQTYHAANLAVCAGGLSRALLKEIGIEVRLYFTHAELIETPPVELQLNTLIMPAVVERFALEERASQPGFDELWDRPNCEIVPPILDPGGVQFKDGHLCLGQLSRTLSNPFAPVDAAASEEKLRRAIAHLLPPLAQLPGTWHHCLVAFSNNSLPLVGKLDKIEGIYLFSGFTSTLLFAPPLAKHFARWANGEDNDLIAQLSFNH, encoded by the coding sequence ATGAAAACCTATGATTGGCTAGTGATTGGAGGAGGGATTACCGGAACTGCCTTGGGATACGAACTCAGCAAACAGGGTTTTTCGGTTTTGTTGTTAGAACAGGTGCAAAATCCTGACAGTGCAACTCGCTATAGTTACGGTGGGTTGCCTTATTGGTCGGGAACGTCGCCTTTAACGAATCGGTTGTGTCGCGAGGGTATTGCGTGTCATCGCAATTTATCGGAGGAGTTGGAGGGGGATACGGAGTTTCGGGAATTAGGAGTTTTGTTGACGATCGATTCAGAGGACGATCCGGGCGCGATCGCGGAGAGTTATACTCAATTTGAAATATCTCCCCAATTACTCACAGTTGCGGAAGCCTGCGAACGAGAACCCTTACTCAACCCTCGCGCGATCGCGGGTGCATTACAACTCCCTCACGGTCACATCAACCCCATTCAAACCAATCTCGCCTATCTCCAAGCATTTCAACGATTGGGGGGTGAAGTTAAAATCGAACGAGTTGTTTCCTTAAATCGTCAAGAGGATCGCGCGACAGGGGTACAAACAACCCATCAAACCTATCATGCTGCCAATCTCGCCGTTTGTGCGGGGGGGTTAAGTCGCGCCTTGTTAAAAGAAATTGGTATTGAGGTTCGTCTGTATTTCACCCACGCGGAACTCATTGAAACGCCTCCCGTTGAATTGCAACTCAACACGCTCATTATGCCGGCTGTGGTCGAACGATTTGCACTGGAAGAACGCGCAAGTCAACCGGGATTTGATGAACTTTGGGATCGACCCAACTGCGAGATTGTCCCCCCTATTCTCGATCCCGGCGGAGTTCAATTTAAAGACGGTCATTTGTGTTTGGGTCAATTGAGTCGAACCTTAAGCAATCCCTTTGCACCAGTGGATGCGGCTGCAAGCGAGGAAAAACTTCGTCGCGCGATCGCGCACCTTCTTCCTCCCCTCGCACAACTACCCGGAACTTGGCATCATTGCTTAGTTGCATTTAGTAACAACTCCCTTCCCCTAGTTGGCAAACTCGATAAGATTGAAGGCATTTATCTCTTCTCTGGTTTTACCAGTACCCTCCTTTTTGCACCCCCCTTAGCCAAACACTTTGCACGTTGGGCGAACGGAGAAGATAATGACCTCATCGCACAGCTTTCTTTCAATCATTAG
- the nadA gene encoding quinolinate synthase NadA, translating into MFTTALPQTKTTDLIPNDLFAAIDELKRELNAVIIAHYYQDADIQDIADYIGDSLGLSRQAATTNADVIVFAGVHFMAETAKILNPDKLVLLPDKEAGCSLADSCPPEEFAAFKARYPNHLVVSYINCSAEIKAMSDIICTSSNAVQIIQQIPEDQPIIFAPDRNLGRYVMEKTGRPLVLWQGSCIVHETFSEKRMIQLKVEHPEAEIIAHPECEPQVLRHANYIGSTTALLQYCQKSSSSAFIVATEPGIIHQMQRVSPTKTFIPAPATNNCACNECPYMRLNTLEKLYLAMKNRQPEITLPEHIRVAALRPIQRMLEMSAK; encoded by the coding sequence GTGTTTACAACTGCCTTACCCCAAACAAAAACCACCGATTTAATTCCCAACGACTTATTTGCCGCAATCGACGAACTTAAGCGGGAATTAAATGCTGTTATCATCGCTCACTACTATCAAGACGCAGACATTCAAGATATTGCCGACTACATTGGCGATTCTCTCGGACTTTCTCGACAAGCAGCAACCACAAATGCCGATGTTATTGTGTTTGCTGGCGTTCACTTTATGGCAGAAACAGCCAAAATTCTTAATCCCGATAAATTAGTTCTCCTCCCCGATAAAGAAGCGGGTTGTTCCCTCGCCGATAGCTGTCCGCCAGAAGAATTTGCCGCTTTTAAAGCACGGTATCCCAACCATCTGGTCGTATCCTACATTAACTGCTCTGCCGAAATTAAGGCAATGAGCGATATTATTTGTACCAGTTCTAATGCCGTCCAAATTATCCAACAAATTCCCGAAGACCAACCCATCATTTTTGCACCCGACCGTAACTTAGGTCGTTATGTGATGGAAAAAACGGGGCGACCTTTAGTCTTGTGGCAAGGTAGTTGTATCGTTCATGAAACCTTCTCCGAGAAAAGAATGATTCAACTCAAGGTCGAACATCCCGAAGCCGAAATTATTGCTCATCCCGAATGCGAACCGCAAGTACTGCGCCATGCGAATTATATTGGTTCGACTACAGCGTTGCTTCAGTATTGCCAAAAAAGTTCATCTTCTGCGTTTATTGTGGCAACAGAACCGGGAATTATTCACCAAATGCAGAGGGTATCGCCAACCAAAACTTTTATTCCCGCACCTGCAACGAATAATTGTGCTTGTAATGAATGTCCTTACATGAGACTGAATACCTTAGAAAAATTGTATTTGGCAATGAAGAATCGTCAGCCAGAAATTACGTTACCAGAACATATTCGAGTTGCGGCGTTACGTCCGATTCAACGAATGTTGGAAATGAGTGCGAAGTAA
- a CDS encoding glycosyltransferase has product MSQKKTIALWYPAFMGGGAESVALWMLEALKEDYDVTLFTITQVDLNRLNSMYGTQLSEESVKVRSLSSQFARPLVHNAIANNKNFRMLGLHILIRYLKSQQQHYDLAISAYNATDLGDRGIQYVHWVNVVEGNAFYQKISGFSRESLKRNISIANSHFVAQRAKREYGIESTIVYPPVVLESPNMSWEEKENAFICSGRLTKAKEPHRVIQILKRVRQKGFDVKLYLTGGGGGTYAWKYRRFLQKMVDENADWVTPYENLKYQDYINVLCRCRYGIHYKKEPFGISIAEMLKAGSIPFVRSKGGQVEIIGEENQALFFDSVEEAEEKIISVLKDTQKQQQLLSVLDERKSLFSTERFMSGVQAVVGDYFER; this is encoded by the coding sequence ATGTCCCAAAAGAAAACTATTGCCCTATGGTATCCCGCGTTTATGGGAGGAGGAGCTGAATCTGTTGCGCTCTGGATGTTAGAAGCGTTGAAGGAAGACTATGATGTAACCTTATTTACGATAACCCAAGTGGATTTGAATCGGCTCAATTCCATGTACGGAACTCAACTTTCTGAGGAATCGGTAAAAGTGAGAAGTTTGTCTTCTCAATTCGCAAGACCGTTGGTTCATAACGCGATCGCGAACAACAAAAACTTTAGAATGTTGGGTTTGCACATTCTCATTCGTTATCTTAAGTCCCAACAACAGCACTATGATTTAGCTATATCTGCATACAACGCAACCGATCTAGGCGATCGAGGAATTCAATACGTTCATTGGGTGAATGTTGTTGAAGGAAATGCGTTTTATCAAAAAATATCTGGGTTCTCTCGCGAATCGTTAAAGCGAAATATTTCTATTGCGAATTCTCATTTTGTCGCTCAAAGGGCGAAACGGGAATATGGAATTGAATCAACAATTGTTTATCCTCCTGTCGTGCTTGAAAGTCCGAATATGAGTTGGGAGGAAAAAGAGAATGCTTTTATTTGTAGCGGTCGATTAACGAAGGCAAAAGAGCCGCATAGAGTTATTCAGATTTTAAAGCGAGTTCGCCAAAAAGGGTTCGATGTCAAATTATATTTAACGGGAGGGGGAGGTGGTACTTATGCATGGAAATATCGACGCTTTCTCCAAAAAATGGTTGATGAGAATGCCGATTGGGTAACGCCTTATGAAAATCTCAAATATCAAGACTATATTAACGTTCTTTGTCGATGTAGATATGGCATTCATTACAAAAAAGAACCTTTTGGAATATCAATTGCGGAAATGCTTAAGGCAGGTTCAATTCCGTTTGTTAGAAGTAAAGGCGGACAAGTGGAAATTATTGGAGAGGAAAACCAAGCATTGTTTTTTGATTCTGTAGAGGAAGCGGAAGAGAAAATTATCAGCGTGCTGAAAGATACTCAGAAGCAGCAACAACTGTTGAGCGTGCTGGATGAGCGAAAAAGCCTATTTTCGACCGAACGGTTTATGTCGGGGGTTCAAGCGGTTGTGGGGGATTATTTCGAGCGTTAG
- a CDS encoding ABC transporter ATP-binding protein, whose amino-acid sequence MSANRLLLKFALRYPLLVVSTVVLSFSGALFNGVSTALIVPLLLGFLGEDGVALKKGPPILAQFMSAFDRFPGDWRFIAMLGAVLLAIILKNATNYVSSLVGSYLSRSLVNGMRLDGLQLLLDVDLDFYSKNKLGNIVNLVNQEIARTSGAIRIAIGMFTNVMNIFIFIVILLILSWQLTLAATGLLAIVSFSNQYFIKRAKGFGKILSQKSAAYTSKLLEILAGIRLVKTVSREEQEYQKIEGYIREREKAELQSQANYAAISPLNEILGILTVLSIVLIGRYLFADRIDAISTIMLMYLLTLFRLIPFVGNLNGARSKFANAAPSSEIVADFLRRDNKPIMKRGHLQYERLEKGIHFENLSFAYPGQVDLVLNEIDLWIPKGKSIALVGASGAGKSTMADLLPRFYDPDKGRITLDGKDLRDFDIRSVHQAMGVVSQDTFLFNNTVRYNISYGREDATEEQIVDATKRANAYEFINQLPDGLDTDIGDRGVMLSGGQRQRLAIARALLRDPDILILDEATSALDTVSERLVQQAIDELCRERTTLVIAHRLSTVQKAYQIAVMEKGQIVELGNHEELLKNQDGHYARLYNMQFSDKPKSRIVLPTNEALIRTSLKASHELRKRFSYEVRSRLNAMLGSLRLLSDDLIDTPEEQQELLEESYESAMQLLKMTQSFEENAPKIPLR is encoded by the coding sequence ATGTCGGCGAATCGACTCCTCCTTAAATTTGCCCTAAGATATCCGCTCTTAGTGGTATCAACCGTTGTTCTTAGTTTTTCCGGAGCGCTATTTAATGGAGTGAGTACTGCGTTAATTGTGCCGCTTCTACTCGGTTTTTTGGGGGAAGACGGTGTCGCTCTGAAAAAAGGACCGCCAATTCTCGCCCAATTTATGTCTGCTTTTGACCGCTTTCCTGGAGACTGGCGCTTTATTGCAATGTTAGGAGCAGTGCTGCTGGCAATTATTCTTAAAAATGCAACCAATTATGTTTCTTCTTTGGTAGGCAGTTACTTGTCTCGTTCCTTGGTTAATGGGATGCGGTTGGATGGATTGCAGTTGTTGCTCGATGTGGATCTGGATTTTTACTCAAAAAATAAGCTGGGTAATATTGTTAATCTTGTTAATCAAGAAATAGCGCGGACATCGGGTGCAATACGAATTGCTATTGGAATGTTCACTAATGTAATGAATATCTTCATATTCATTGTAATATTACTGATTCTTTCTTGGCAGCTTACTTTGGCTGCAACGGGTTTATTAGCAATCGTTTCTTTTTCTAATCAGTATTTTATCAAGCGTGCTAAAGGGTTCGGTAAAATTTTGTCGCAAAAGTCGGCTGCTTATACTAGCAAATTGCTAGAGATTTTAGCTGGGATTCGCTTAGTTAAAACTGTTAGTCGCGAAGAACAAGAATATCAAAAAATTGAAGGGTATATTAGAGAGCGAGAAAAGGCTGAATTACAGTCTCAAGCGAACTATGCCGCAATTTCCCCCCTCAATGAAATCTTAGGTATTTTAACTGTACTCTCAATTGTTTTGATTGGGCGTTATTTGTTTGCCGATCGCATTGATGCAATTTCAACAATCATGTTGATGTACTTACTCACGCTGTTTCGCTTGATTCCATTTGTTGGAAATTTGAATGGCGCGCGCAGTAAATTTGCTAATGCTGCGCCCAGCTCGGAAATTGTGGCAGATTTTCTTCGGCGAGACAATAAGCCGATTATGAAAAGGGGACATCTCCAATACGAACGATTGGAGAAGGGGATTCATTTTGAAAACCTCAGTTTTGCCTATCCCGGACAGGTCGATTTGGTATTGAATGAGATTGACTTGTGGATTCCTAAAGGGAAAAGTATTGCTTTAGTGGGGGCTTCTGGCGCGGGCAAATCGACAATGGCCGATCTGCTGCCTCGATTTTACGATCCGGACAAGGGACGAATTACTTTAGATGGAAAGGATTTGAGGGACTTTGATATTCGGTCAGTCCATCAGGCGATGGGAGTGGTGAGTCAGGATACATTTCTGTTTAATAATACGGTGCGCTACAACATTTCCTACGGTCGGGAGGATGCGACTGAAGAGCAAATTGTTGATGCAACCAAGAGAGCGAATGCTTATGAGTTCATTAATCAGTTGCCTGATGGGTTGGATACAGATATTGGCGATCGCGGGGTAATGCTTTCTGGGGGACAGCGACAAAGACTCGCGATCGCGCGCGCACTTCTCCGGGATCCTGACATTCTTATTCTTGATGAAGCCACCAGTGCGCTCGATACGGTATCGGAACGATTGGTGCAGCAGGCGATTGATGAGTTATGTCGCGAACGCACGACTCTGGTAATCGCGCACCGACTTTCCACCGTGCAAAAAGCCTATCAAATCGCCGTGATGGAAAAGGGACAGATTGTTGAATTGGGCAACCACGAGGAACTATTGAAGAACCAAGATGGTCACTACGCTCGTTTGTATAATATGCAATTTTCCGACAAACCCAAATCTAGGATTGTCTTGCCGACGAACGAAGCACTTATTCGCACCTCCCTCAAAGCCTCTCACGAGTTGCGCAAACGCTTCTCTTACGAGGTGAGGAGTCGTCTTAATGCGATGCTAGGTTCTTTGCGATTGCTTTCGGATGATTTGATCGATACTCCAGAGGAACAACAAGAATTACTAGAAGAGTCTTACGAATCAGCGATGCAACTGCTGAAAATGACTCAATCCTTTGAAGAAAATGCGCCTAAAATTCCCCTTCGCTAA
- a CDS encoding glycosyltransferase family 4 protein, whose product MKVSILVSDLSKSGAGRWGGAVRTFLLAQALKKLHYDVEILGFVFGDDPPKTLKTAWPMTTVPGRNYPGFLQSSQTLVGKINGDVIYALRPKPTTFGLALLKRLQSRKPIILDIDDWELSWHGGDRLQYRPNIKQLARDILKPNGALRYPDHPYYLKWMEKMVSRADGITVHTQFLQDRFGGIYVPNGKDTTLFDPNLYDPQASRLKYGLADYRILMFPGAPRPYKGIEDILTALDRLNRSDLRLVIVGGSPYDDYDQQLIERWGRWIIKLPTFPVEQMPEVVCAAHVVVVPQKDTPAAQAQFPLKLTDGMAMAKPILATRVGDIPEILSNTGILVDPSSPEQLAEKIQWIFENLDAVNALGIKARERCIQEYSIDTMAMTLESLLRRFA is encoded by the coding sequence TTGAAAGTTTCAATTCTTGTTAGCGACCTCTCAAAAAGTGGTGCTGGACGGTGGGGAGGGGCTGTACGGACATTCCTCCTCGCTCAAGCCCTTAAAAAGCTGCATTATGATGTTGAGATTCTAGGCTTTGTTTTTGGAGACGATCCTCCAAAAACGCTTAAAACGGCTTGGCCCATGACGACAGTTCCAGGGCGGAACTATCCAGGTTTTCTTCAATCAAGTCAAACGCTTGTAGGGAAAATTAACGGTGATGTTATTTATGCCCTTCGACCTAAACCAACTACTTTTGGTTTGGCACTTCTCAAGAGACTTCAATCGCGAAAGCCCATTATTCTAGATATTGATGATTGGGAATTGAGTTGGCATGGTGGGGATCGCTTGCAATATCGTCCTAACATCAAACAACTTGCCAGAGATATTCTAAAGCCGAATGGAGCATTAAGATACCCCGATCATCCCTATTACCTGAAATGGATGGAAAAAATGGTATCCCGTGCCGATGGGATAACCGTTCATACCCAGTTCTTGCAAGACCGTTTCGGAGGCATTTATGTACCCAATGGAAAAGATACAACTCTTTTCGACCCCAATTTGTACGATCCGCAGGCCAGCAGATTGAAATACGGTCTTGCTGACTATCGCATTTTAATGTTTCCCGGCGCACCGCGCCCTTACAAAGGAATTGAAGATATCCTAACTGCTCTGGATAGACTAAATCGTTCAGATCTAAGATTGGTTATTGTTGGGGGAAGTCCCTATGATGACTATGACCAGCAATTAATTGAGCGATGGGGGCGTTGGATTATTAAACTTCCTACATTTCCGGTCGAACAAATGCCGGAGGTTGTCTGCGCCGCTCATGTTGTTGTGGTTCCTCAAAAAGATACCCCTGCTGCCCAAGCCCAATTTCCTTTAAAGCTAACTGATGGAATGGCAATGGCAAAGCCAATTTTAGCGACGCGCGTTGGAGACATTCCTGAAATTTTATCCAATACGGGGATTTTAGTAGACCCCAGTTCTCCGGAACAACTTGCTGAAAAAATTCAATGGATTTTTGAGAATTTAGATGCGGTGAATGCTTTAGGGATTAAAGCCAGAGAGCGGTGCATCCAGGAATATAGTATTGATACAATGGCTATGACGCTCGAGAGTCTCCTTAGACGTTTTGCCTAA
- a CDS encoding HNH endonuclease, protein MSKVLVLNASYEPLNITSWRRAVVLLLKGKAEQLEYTDRYIYAKFPVPTVIRLRYYVRVPYKEIPLTRRNILERDAHACQYCCYKGDNLTLDHVVPRSRGGGDTWENLVSACVRCNVNKGNRTPEEARMILKTKPRRPYSSLHFEVARYIKSGRNQEWRKYVIGI, encoded by the coding sequence ATGAGTAAGGTTCTGGTCTTAAATGCTTCCTATGAACCGCTCAATATCACCAGTTGGCGAAGAGCGGTTGTTTTACTCCTCAAAGGTAAAGCAGAACAGCTAGAGTATACCGATCGATACATATACGCGAAATTTCCGGTTCCAACCGTCATTCGACTTCGCTACTATGTCCGGGTTCCTTACAAAGAAATTCCTCTCACGCGACGCAATATTTTAGAAAGAGACGCTCACGCCTGCCAGTACTGTTGTTATAAAGGTGACAATCTAACTTTAGATCACGTGGTTCCCCGTTCTCGTGGCGGTGGAGATACTTGGGAAAACCTTGTTTCGGCTTGCGTTCGCTGTAATGTCAACAAAGGAAATCGTACTCCTGAAGAAGCTCGTATGATCTTGAAAACAAAACCTCGCAGACCCTACAGTAGTCTGCACTTTGAGGTCGCGCGCTATATCAAGAGCGGTCGCAATCAAGAGTGGAGAAAATACGTGATTGGGATTTAA
- a CDS encoding LON peptidase substrate-binding domain-containing protein: MASSSSIAVRELPLFPLPDVVLFPSRPLPLHIFEFRYRIMMNTILESDRRFGVLMFDPVQGQIAAVGCCAEIIHFQRLPDDRMKILTLGQQRFRVLEYVREKPYRVGLVEWIEDRPPSQDLRPMAIEVKQLLQDVVHLSAKLTDQKIELPEDLPNLPVELSYWVASNLYGVAVEQQMLLEMQDTVTRLKRESEILTSTRNHLAARTALKDVLHE; this comes from the coding sequence ATGGCATCCTCTTCCTCAATCGCTGTCAGAGAACTTCCCTTATTTCCGTTACCGGACGTTGTTTTATTTCCCAGTCGTCCGCTTCCGTTACATATTTTTGAATTTCGCTACCGAATCATGATGAATACGATTCTGGAGAGCGATCGTCGATTCGGCGTATTGATGTTTGACCCCGTTCAAGGACAAATTGCGGCAGTTGGCTGTTGCGCTGAAATCATTCATTTTCAACGTCTCCCGGACGATCGGATGAAAATTTTGACGTTGGGACAGCAACGGTTTCGAGTGTTGGAGTATGTGAGAGAAAAACCCTATCGCGTCGGTTTAGTCGAGTGGATTGAGGATCGACCGCCTTCTCAGGATCTCAGACCGATGGCAATAGAGGTGAAGCAGTTGTTACAGGATGTCGTTCATTTGTCGGCAAAGTTAACGGATCAAAAGATTGAATTGCCGGAAGATTTGCCTAATTTACCCGTGGAGTTATCCTATTGGGTGGCGAGCAATCTTTATGGCGTTGCTGTGGAGCAGCAAATGCTGCTGGAGATGCAAGATACGGTAACGCGACTGAAGCGAGAATCAGAAATTCTTACCTCCACCCGCAATCATTTAGCAGCTCGGACGGCATTAAAGGACGTTTTGCACGAATGA
- the rpsJ gene encoding 30S ribosomal protein S10, whose product MATIQQQKIRIRLKAFDRRLLDTSCEKIVDTANRTNATAIGPIPLPTKRRIYCLLRSPHVDKDSREHFETRTHRRIIDIYQPSSKTIDALMKLDLPAGVDIEVKL is encoded by the coding sequence ATGGCAACAATTCAGCAACAAAAAATTCGCATTCGTCTCAAAGCTTTCGATCGACGTTTACTCGATACGTCCTGTGAAAAAATTGTCGATACGGCGAATCGCACGAATGCTACAGCAATTGGACCGATCCCTTTACCAACAAAGCGCCGAATTTACTGCTTATTGCGTTCGCCCCACGTTGATAAGGACTCGCGAGAACATTTTGAAACTCGGACGCACCGACGCATTATTGATATCTATCAACCTTCTTCAAAAACGATTGATGCCCTGATGAAGTTAGATTTGCCAGCAGGGGTTGATATTGAAGTGAAGTTATAG
- the tuf gene encoding elongation factor Tu has product MARAKFERTKDHVNIGTIGHVDHGKTTLTAAITMTLAVLGQAKARKYDDIDAAPEEKQRGITINTAHVEYETENRHYAHVDCPGHADYVKNMITGAAQMDGAILVVSAADGPMPQTREHILLAKQVGVPSLVVFLNKQDQVDDEELLELVELEVRELLSSYEFPGDDIPIVSGSALSALEAVTENSSIKKGDNEWVDKIYDLMVSVDDYIPTPEREIDKPFLMAVEDVFSITGRGTVATGRIERGKVKVGETVELVGIRGTRSTTVTGVEMFQKVLDEGMAGDNVGVLLRGLSKEDIERGMVIAKPGSITPHTKFESEVYVLKKEEGGRHTPFFPGYRPQFYVRTTDVTGTIDAFTADDGSAAEMVMPGDRVKMTVQLINPIAVEQGMRFAIREGGRTIGAGVVSKILE; this is encoded by the coding sequence ATGGCACGCGCAAAGTTTGAACGAACGAAAGATCACGTTAACATCGGTACCATCGGTCACGTAGACCATGGTAAAACCACCCTAACCGCAGCAATCACGATGACTTTAGCTGTCCTCGGTCAAGCTAAAGCCAGAAAATACGATGACATTGATGCGGCTCCTGAAGAGAAGCAACGGGGGATTACCATCAATACGGCTCACGTTGAGTACGAAACCGAGAATCGCCACTACGCTCACGTAGATTGCCCCGGACACGCGGACTACGTTAAGAATATGATTACTGGAGCAGCGCAGATGGATGGCGCTATTCTGGTTGTTTCTGCGGCGGATGGTCCAATGCCTCAAACTCGCGAACATATCTTGTTGGCGAAGCAGGTTGGGGTTCCGAGCTTGGTTGTTTTTCTGAACAAACAGGATCAAGTTGACGATGAAGAACTGCTCGAACTGGTGGAATTAGAAGTTCGCGAATTACTCAGTTCCTATGAATTCCCTGGCGATGATATTCCTATTGTTTCGGGTTCGGCATTGTCAGCTCTAGAAGCCGTTACCGAAAATTCCAGCATCAAGAAAGGTGATAACGAGTGGGTCGATAAAATCTACGACCTCATGGTTTCCGTAGACGACTATATTCCTACGCCCGAACGAGAGATTGATAAACCTTTCTTGATGGCAGTGGAGGATGTCTTCTCAATTACAGGTCGGGGAACGGTTGCTACCGGTCGAATTGAACGTGGAAAAGTCAAAGTAGGCGAAACAGTCGAACTCGTCGGAATTCGCGGTACTCGCAGTACTACTGTTACTGGCGTTGAAATGTTCCAGAAAGTCCTGGATGAGGGTATGGCTGGCGATAATGTCGGCGTACTATTGCGGGGACTCAGCAAAGAAGATATCGAACGAGGTATGGTGATTGCCAAACCCGGTTCGATTACACCTCACACAAAATTTGAGTCTGAAGTTTACGTCCTTAAAAAAGAGGAAGGTGGTCGTCATACGCCTTTTTTCCCTGGCTATCGTCCTCAGTTCTACGTGCGGACGACAGACGTAACAGGAACGATTGATGCGTTTACTGCGGATGACGGCAGTGCTGCAGAAATGGTGATGCCAGGAGATCGCGTCAAAATGACCGTGCAATTGATCAACCCCATTGCAGTTGAGCAAGGAATGCGCTTTGCAATCCGCGAAGGGGGACGGACGATTGGTGCGGGCGTAGTTTCAAAAATCTTGGAATAA